From a region of the Cucurbita pepo subsp. pepo cultivar mu-cu-16 unplaced genomic scaffold, ASM280686v2 Cp4.1_scaffold000193, whole genome shotgun sequence genome:
- the LOC111784388 gene encoding metal tolerance protein A2-like, translated as MQKREMEVQDHGHIIEVCGDVQAVGPSIVGSKICGDAPSCGFSDAKNSSNDAKERAASMRKLFIAVVLCIVFMSVEVVGGIKANSLAILTDAAHLLSDVAAFAISLFSLWASGWEATPRQSYGFFRIEILGALVSIQMIWLLAGILVYEAIVRLINGPGEVKGLLMFAVSAFGLVVNIGMALLLGHEHGHAHSHGHSHGHGEHDHGHGKHEHGGEGHGHHHGISITTHHHHHHEGGKGAARDHHAHKEPVTTPLLEGCCEDGRSHSPKVIKMQKKQRNINVQGAYLHVLGDSIQSIGVMIGGAIIWYKPEYKILDLICTLIFSAIVLCTTIQMLRNILEVLMESTPREIDATKLEKGLCEMDEVVAIHELHIWAITVGKILLACHVIIKPEANADMVLDKVIDYIRREYNISHVTIQIERQ; from the coding sequence ATGGAAGTGCAAGATCATGGTCACATAATTGAAGTATGTGGGGATGTGCAAGCTGTAGGGCCTAGCATTGTGGGAAGTAAAATTTGTGGGGATGCACCCTCTTGTGGATTTTCTGATGCAAAAAATAGTTCAAATGATGCAAAGGAGCGAGCTGCATCCATGCGGAAGCTTTTCATAGCAGTTGTTCTCTGCATTGTTTTTATGAGTGTAGAAGTAGTGGGAGGTATTAAAGCAAACAGTCTTGCAATATTGACTGATGCTGCTCATTTGTTGTCAGATGTTGCTGCTTTTGCCATTTCTTTGTTCTCACTCTGGGCCTCTGGTTGGGAGGCAACTCCGCGTCAGTCATATGGCTTCTTCCGCATCGAAATTCTTGGTGCTCTCGTTTCCATTCAAATGATCTGGCTTCTTGCTGGAATCCTTGTTTACGAAGCTATTGTCCGACTTATCAATGGTCCGGGTGAAGTCAAGGGGTTGCTCATGTTCGCTGTGTCTGCATTCGGGTTAGTTGTTAACATAGGTATGGCTCTGCTGCTAGGTCACGAACATGGTCATGCCCATTCTCATGGTCACAGTCATGGACATGGCGAGCATGACCATGGTCATGGCAAACATGAACATGGCGGTGAAGGTCATGGGCATCATCATGGGATAAGTATTACTAcgcaccaccaccaccaccatgaAGGAGGAAAGGGAGCTGCCAGAGATCATCATGCTCACAAGGAACCAGTAACCACACCCTTGCTTGAGGGTTGctgtgaagatggaagaaGTCATTCACCAAAGGTTATCAAGATGCAAAAGAAGCAACGAAATATAAATGTACAAGGGGCTTATCTTCATGTACTCGGAGATTCGATCCAAAGCATTGGGGTGATGATCGGCGGGGCAATCATATGGTATAAACCCGAATACAAGATTCTTGATCTGATATGCACCCTGATTTTCTCTGCAATTGTGCTGTGCACAACAATTCAAATGCTTAGAAATATCCTGGAGGTACTAATGGAGAGCACGCCGCGAGAGATTGACGCAACAAAGCTCGAGAAGGGTTTGTGCGAGATGGATGAGGTAGTTGCAATACATGAACTGCACATCTGGGCCATAACTGTTGGGAAGATTCTATTGGCATGCCATGTTATAATAAAGCCGGAGGCTAATGCAGACATGGTATTGGATAAGGTTATTGATTATATTAGAAGAGAGTACAACATAAGCCATGTCACCATTCAGATAGAGCGTCAGTAG
- the LOC111784381 gene encoding receptor-like protein 12: MKDFRSNSLEYLDLSNNNLEGGVSDSIYRQLNLKHLALGSNNLSGVLDLDMLRIQSLTSLDISNNNQLLILFTNISSKNLIYIKMRSHKLGKFPFFLRHQKNLEYLDLSNTQIHGNIPKWFSELGALRHLNLSHNLLSSGMQLLLNLPNLKILYLDSNLFNLSFPMLPSSIQQFSASNNQLSGNIHPSICNATNLSFLDLSNNRLNGAIPSCFSNLTILGLLELKRNNFSGSIPIPLPNIKIYTASENQFTGEIPSSICNATSLEVLSLSNNHLSGTIPPCLANFPSLAVLDLKKNHFSGNVPMIFPIGSELRSLDLNDNQIEGELPPSLLNCNNLQVLDLGNNIITGLFPHWLEAASSLRVLILRSNRFYGPINNSMNKDSFPNLRIIDLSRNHFSGLLPSNLFKNMRAMKEVEVGNQKPNSSSLESGILPFYKDSVVVSIKGSDLKLESILLIFKAIDFSSNEFSGEIPEAIGRLLSLKGLNFSHNKLRGMIPITFGNLKNLEWLDLSSNELLGKIPPQLATLTFLSRLNLSHNHLSGPIPQGNQFATFESSSYVGNLGLCGFPLPNCYLEKAHESQMAHEESESLDKGFWLKVVSMGYGFGMVFGVFVGYLVFRIGKPLWIVAMVEGRRALKKQR; the protein is encoded by the exons atgAAGGATTTCAGATCCAACTCATTGGAGTATCTTGATTTAAGTAACAACAACTTGGAAGGTGGAGTCTCTGATTCTATTTATAGGCAACTCAATCTTAAACATTTAGCATTGGGGTCCAACAATCTGAGTGGAGTTTTGGATTTAGACATGTTGAGAATTCAAAGTCTAACATCTTTAGACATTTCCAATAACAATCAACTTTTGATATTGTTTACTAATATTAGTTCTAAGAACcttatttacattaaaatgCGTTCTCATAAATTAGGAaaatttcccttctttttaaGACATCAGAAGAACTTGGAATATCTAGACCTTTCAAATACTCAAATTCATGGGAACATTCCCAAGTGGTTTTCTGAATTGGGTGCTTTGAGGCACCTTAATCTTTCTCATAACTTGTTGTCCTCAGGAATGCAGCTTCTCCTCAATTtgccaaatttgaaaattctctATCTTGATTCTAACTTGTTCAATCTATCCTTTCCAATGTTGCCATCATCAATACAACAATTTAGTGCTTCAAATAATCAACTCAGTGGAAATATCCATCCTTCAATTTGCAATGCCACCAACCTTAGTTTCCTGGATTTGTCAAATAATAGGTTGAATGGTGCAATCCCATCTTGTTTCTCTAACCTCACTATCCTTGGGTTGTTGGAGTTGAAAAGGAATAATTTTTCTGGTTCTATTCCCATCCCACtaccaaatattaaaatctatACTGCTTCAGAAAATCAGTTCACTGGAGAAATCCCTTCTTCAATCTGCAATGCCACCTCCCTTGAAGTCCTTAGTCTATCCAACAATCACTTGAGTGGTACAATTCCGCCATGTTTAGCCAACTTCCCTTCTCTTGCGGTGTTGGATTTGAAAAAGAACCATTTTTCTGGGAATGTTCCAATGATTTTTCCAATAGGAAGTGAATTGAGAAGCCTTGATTTGAACGACAATCAAATAGAAGGAGAATTGCCACCATCCTTGCTCAACTGCAACAATCTTCAAGTCTTGGATCTTGGGAATAACATCATAACAG GTCTGTTCCCCCATTGGCTAGAAGCTGCATCAAGTTTGCGAGTTCTTATCCTAAGATCCAATCGATTTTATGGTCCAATCAACAACTCAATGAACAAAGACTCTTTTCCAAATCTACGTATCATTGATTTATCTCGCAATCATTTCAGTGGGTTGCTGCCATCAAACTTATTCAAAAACATGAGAGCCATGAAGGAAGTTGAAGTGGGCAACCAAAAACCCAACTCTTCTTCGCTTGAATCTGGCATACTCCCTTTCTATAAGGACTCAGTGGTGGTATCAATAAAAGGGTCTGATCTAAAATTGGAAAGCATTCTATTGATATTCAAGGCTATTGATTTCTCAAGTAATGAATTTAGTGGAGAGATACCAGAGGCGATTGGAAGGCTCTTGTCCTTGAAAGGTCTCAACTTTTCTCATAATAAGCTTAGAGGTATGATTCCCATAACTTTTGGGAATCTAAAAAATCTGGAATGGTTGGATCTTTCTTCAAATGAACTGTTGGGTAAAATTCCACCTCAGTTGGCTACTCTTACATTTCTCTCCCGTTTGAACCTCTCACACAATCATCTTTCTGGGCCAATCCCTCAAGGGAATCAGTttgcaacttttgaaagttcttCGTATGTTGGGAATCTTGGGCTTTGTGGGTTTCCTCTACCAAATTGCTACTTAGAAAAGGCCCATGAATCTCAAATGGCACATGAAGAAAGTGAGAGTTTGGACAAAGGGTTTTGGTTGAAAGTTGTGTCGATGGGATATGGATTTGGAATGGTGTTTGGAGTATTTGTTGGGTATCTTGTTTTTCGAATTGGAAAACCTTTATGGATCGTGGCAATGGTTGAAGGAAGAAGAGctttaaagaaacaaaggtaa
- the LOC111784382 gene encoding receptor like protein 30-like has translation MALLMMLYQVGGIFLTFLFNSLANSHHLCDPKQSLALWEFKKAFSLDESASSFCNDELKKQAYPKTETWNQTNDCCSWDGVQCDEEGEGHVVGLDLSCSWLSGILHPNSTLFSLSHLQTLNLSHNYVFSSEFSPSFGTFKDLRALDLSSSLITGDVPMEISYLSKLVSLDLSWNDLNMSRIVMNQLLHNLTNLRDLALSHVRLHDITPASFINISLSIASLSLSSSGLSGDFPQHIFSLPNLRVLQLDYNSELNGLLPMSNWSESLEILSLSWTNFSGEIPYSIGNAKSLISLHLSFSNFTGGLPKSIGNLTQLSHIDLSYNNFNGHLPNSLFNLTHLSTISFLFNFFSGHLC, from the coding sequence ATGGCATTGCTGATGATGCTCTATCAAGTCGGCGGTATCTTCCttacctttcttttcaattctcttgcCAACTCTCATCATCTCTGTGATCCCAAACAAAGCCTTGCCCTTTGGGAGTTCAAGAAAGCCTTTTCCTTGGATGAATCTGCATCAAGTTTTTGCAATGATGAGCTTAAGAAGCAAGCTTATCCAAAGACAGAGACATGGAACCAAACCAATGATTGCTGTTCATGGGATGGCGTGCAATGCGACGAGGAAGGAGAAGGTCATGTCGTGGGGCTTGACCTCAGCTGCAGTTGGCTTAGTGGAATTCTTCATCCCAACAGCAcccttttttccctttctcaCCTTCAAACCTTGAATCTTTCTCATAACTATGTTTTTTCATCTGAATTTTCACCCTCATTTGGAACGTTTAAAGACTTGAGGGCTCTGGatctttcctcttctttgaTCACAGGAGATGTTCCGATGGAAATATCATATCTGTCTAAGCTTGTTTCTCTTGATCTTTCCTGGAACGATCTCAATATGTCACGCATAGTTATGAATCAGCTTCTTCATAACCTAACTAATCTAAGGGATCTTGCACTTTCTCATGTACGCCTCCATGACATCACACCCGCTTCTTTCATCAACATTTCTCTTTCTAtagcttctctttctctttcttcatctgGGTTGAGTGGGGATTTTCCACAACATATTTTCAGTCTTCCAAATTTGCGTGTGTTACAACTTGATTATAATTCTGAATTGAATGGGCTTTTGCCAATGTCTAATTGGAGTGAATCACTTGAAATCTTGAGTCTTAGTTGGACTAATTTTTCAGGAGAGATCCCTTATTCCATTGGTAATGCCAAGTCCTTGATATCTTTACACCTTTCATTCTCCAATTTCACTGGTGGACTTCCAAAATCAATAGGAAACCTTACCCAACTCAGTCACATTGATCTCTCTTATAATAACTTCAATGGTCACCTACCCAATTCTCTTTTCAACCTTACCCACCTCTCCACCATCTCATTTTTGTTCAACTTCTTTTCAGGTCATTtatgttga